One Sphaerisporangium krabiense DNA segment encodes these proteins:
- a CDS encoding TROVE domain-containing protein has protein sequence MSRDPLAAVTSHATPQTRRIPGRADQVRNAADGYVFAKDLWTRLEDFLILGTTGGTYYVGEGRLTADNAGVLFQAIAEDGPRVVRALTDISTARPPRAPKNRPALFALAAAYAKGDADTRQAAKLALPKVARTTDHLAAFFGYYKNLGGKATGRGTAPVVGRSLRTALGSWFLEGGADDVAFRVCKARQRRTPQGEAFDVRDVLRIAHPVADTEQRKALFGWIAGNVTDDEARDELPAVDRFLTAKAVTSAEQAVRVVTEARVPWEFLPDAMLREPGVWDALVDTVGMTALIRNLARMTRIGTLKPMGDATRRAVARLTDADAVRRARIHPMDAWLAMRVYASGRSRPNPRADAHTWKPVPAVLDALEQTYELAFGTVEPSGKRLLVAVDSSGSMSGRWGGGQIVVGGSVIASAYEAGCAMAVMLARIENGNVHVIEVDTRVHTSKITPRTNLREIARWEPSGGGTDLSLPFSWALDEHLEVDGVVLFTDNETWAGRAHASQALTAYRHSVSAAARVIVASMTATGHSIGDPRDDGVLNIAGLDASLPLVVNGFIRA, from the coding sequence ATGTCGCGTGACCCTCTCGCAGCGGTCACCTCCCACGCCACCCCGCAGACGCGGCGCATCCCCGGCCGGGCCGACCAGGTCCGTAACGCCGCCGACGGATACGTGTTCGCGAAGGATCTGTGGACGCGTCTGGAGGACTTCCTGATCCTGGGCACCACGGGCGGCACCTACTACGTCGGCGAGGGCAGGCTCACCGCCGACAACGCCGGCGTGTTGTTCCAGGCCATCGCCGAGGACGGCCCCCGCGTCGTCCGGGCGCTGACCGACATCTCCACCGCGCGCCCGCCGCGCGCGCCGAAGAACCGCCCGGCGCTGTTCGCGCTCGCCGCCGCCTACGCCAAGGGTGACGCCGACACCCGCCAGGCCGCCAAGCTCGCGCTGCCCAAGGTCGCCCGCACCACCGACCACCTGGCGGCGTTCTTCGGCTACTACAAGAACCTCGGCGGCAAGGCCACCGGCCGCGGCACCGCCCCCGTGGTGGGCCGCAGCCTGCGCACGGCGCTCGGCTCGTGGTTCCTGGAGGGCGGCGCGGACGACGTGGCGTTCCGAGTCTGCAAGGCCCGGCAGCGAAGGACGCCGCAGGGCGAGGCGTTCGACGTGCGTGACGTGCTGCGCATCGCCCACCCGGTCGCTGACACAGAGCAGCGGAAGGCGCTGTTCGGCTGGATCGCCGGGAACGTCACCGACGACGAGGCCCGCGATGAGTTGCCGGCCGTCGACCGATTCCTCACCGCCAAGGCCGTCACCTCGGCGGAGCAGGCGGTGCGCGTGGTGACCGAGGCCCGGGTGCCGTGGGAGTTCCTGCCGGATGCGATGCTGCGCGAGCCGGGCGTGTGGGACGCCCTGGTGGACACGGTCGGCATGACCGCGCTCATCCGCAACCTGGCCCGTATGACCCGCATCGGCACGCTCAAGCCCATGGGCGACGCCACCCGGCGCGCGGTCGCGCGGCTCACGGACGCGGACGCCGTTCGCCGGGCGCGGATCCATCCGATGGACGCCTGGCTGGCCATGCGCGTCTACGCGTCCGGGCGTTCCCGGCCGAACCCGCGCGCCGACGCGCACACCTGGAAGCCGGTCCCGGCGGTCCTCGACGCCCTGGAGCAGACCTACGAGCTCGCCTTCGGCACCGTCGAGCCGTCCGGCAAGCGCCTCCTGGTGGCCGTCGACTCCTCCGGTTCCATGAGCGGCCGCTGGGGCGGCGGGCAGATCGTCGTGGGCGGATCCGTGATCGCCAGTGCCTACGAGGCCGGCTGCGCCATGGCCGTCATGCTCGCGCGGATCGAGAACGGGAACGTCCACGTGATCGAGGTCGACACCCGCGTCCACACCTCGAAGATCACCCCGCGCACCAACCTGCGCGAGATCGCACGCTGGGAGCCCTCCGGCGGCGGCACCGACCTGTCGCTCCCCTTCAGCTGGGCCCTAGACGAGCACCTCGAGGTCGACGGGGTCGTGCTCTTCACCGACAACGAGACCTGGGCCGGCCGCGCCCACGCCTCACAGGCGCTCACCGCCTACCGGCACTCGGTGAGCGCGGCCGCCCGGGTGATCGTGGCGTCCATGACCGCCACCGGCCACTCGATCGGCGACCCCCGCGACGACGGCGTGCTGAACATCGCCGGCCTGGACGCCTCGCTGCCGCTGGTCGTGAACGGCTTCATCCGCGCCTGA
- a CDS encoding glycosyltransferase, with protein MKIAFVSVHELSSDLLAVARELSAAHRVTIYTRRDAADRKPRGKVATGVAIEYLEAGPARPLPESAVMPHISAFSAHLRERWAKDHPDVVHAHSWTGGLAAVAAIDGLDVPIVQTFHAGTPLGARPGDREAAARTKLERAIGRRAGAVVAACASEAADLIRLGVPRRNIAVVPHGVDVERFRRQGPAGARGDRPRLLHVGHIGRGGGADIAIRALDGIPGAELVIAGGPLPNAPEAERDLERLTLLAKEAGVEDRVTLLGHVTHNAMPKLMRGADVVLTLPVAAPKGKVALEAMACGVPVIASAVGAHLDSVVEGVTGLLVRPQDPATLARRTRALLGDLTRRTALGFAGADRAGSRYSMERIGRELVRVYENVTGRARPAELDEAEAEAA; from the coding sequence GTGAAAATCGCCTTCGTCTCCGTGCACGAACTTTCCTCCGACCTCCTGGCCGTCGCCCGTGAGTTGAGCGCTGCCCACCGCGTCACCATCTACACGCGCCGCGACGCCGCCGACCGCAAGCCGCGCGGCAAGGTGGCCACCGGCGTGGCGATCGAGTACCTGGAGGCGGGCCCGGCCCGGCCGCTCCCCGAGAGCGCGGTCATGCCGCACATCTCCGCCTTCAGCGCCCACCTGCGCGAGCGCTGGGCCAAGGACCACCCCGACGTCGTGCACGCCCACTCCTGGACCGGCGGGCTGGCCGCGGTCGCCGCGATCGACGGCCTGGACGTGCCGATCGTGCAGACCTTCCACGCCGGGACCCCGCTCGGCGCCCGTCCGGGCGACCGCGAGGCCGCGGCGCGCACCAAGCTGGAGCGGGCGATCGGGCGGCGGGCCGGCGCGGTGGTCGCGGCCTGCGCGAGCGAGGCGGCGGACCTGATCCGGCTGGGCGTGCCGCGCAGGAACATCGCGGTCGTCCCGCACGGCGTGGACGTCGAGCGCTTCCGCCGCCAGGGCCCGGCCGGGGCCCGCGGCGACCGTCCCCGCCTGCTGCACGTCGGCCACATCGGCCGGGGCGGCGGCGCCGACATCGCGATCCGGGCGCTGGACGGCATTCCGGGCGCGGAGCTGGTGATCGCCGGCGGCCCCCTTCCCAACGCCCCCGAGGCCGAGCGCGACCTGGAGCGCCTGACCCTGCTGGCCAAGGAGGCCGGCGTGGAGGACCGGGTCACGCTGCTCGGCCACGTCACCCACAACGCGATGCCGAAGCTGATGCGCGGCGCGGACGTCGTCCTCACGCTGCCGGTCGCCGCCCCCAAGGGCAAGGTCGCGCTGGAGGCCATGGCCTGCGGCGTCCCGGTGATCGCCTCGGCGGTCGGCGCCCACCTGGACTCGGTGGTCGAGGGCGTGACCGGCCTGCTGGTGCGTCCCCAGGACCCGGCGACCCTGGCCCGCCGCACCCGGGCCCTGCTCGGCGACCTCACCCGCCGCACGGCGCTGGGCTTCGCCGGCGCCGACCGCGCCGGGTCCCGGTACTCGATGGAGCGCATCGGCCGCGAGCTGGTCCGCGTGTACGAGAACGTGACCGGCCGCGCCCGCCCCGCCGAGCTGGACGAGGCCGAGGCCGAGGCCGCCTGA
- a CDS encoding GAF and ANTAR domain-containing protein produces MRMFSPALARDLAALGRVHEGTSMESVLRGITGAVAVGVPGCAGGTVELRRDERLMFSASHSDLIALVDREQALGEGPALEAVASRRNVLVPDLLQETRWPRYAATAVHYGVRAALVLPIAIEDATLVLGLYAVRPGAFTGGSADPLAALLTEHLTVALANISDYDEVLTDAAQLQEALAGRSVIDQAKGIIMHASGCSAEAAFDELRRLSQHHQVKVADLARLLVSEHQSKHGGAAPS; encoded by the coding sequence ATGCGCATGTTCAGCCCCGCCCTCGCCCGTGATCTCGCGGCGCTCGGCCGCGTCCACGAGGGCACCTCGATGGAGAGCGTGCTGCGCGGCATCACCGGCGCCGTCGCCGTCGGCGTCCCGGGGTGCGCCGGCGGCACCGTCGAGCTGCGGCGCGACGAGCGGCTCATGTTCTCCGCCTCCCACAGCGATCTGATCGCCCTGGTCGACCGCGAGCAGGCCCTCGGCGAGGGGCCCGCGCTGGAGGCCGTGGCCAGCCGCAGGAACGTCCTGGTCCCCGACCTGCTGCAGGAGACGCGCTGGCCCCGGTACGCCGCGACCGCCGTCCACTACGGCGTGCGGGCCGCGCTCGTGCTGCCGATCGCGATCGAGGACGCCACGCTCGTGCTCGGCCTCTACGCGGTGCGGCCGGGCGCGTTCACCGGCGGCTCGGCCGACCCGCTCGCCGCCCTGCTCACCGAGCACCTCACCGTGGCGCTGGCCAACATCTCCGACTACGACGAGGTGCTCACCGACGCCGCCCAGCTCCAGGAGGCGCTGGCGGGCCGCTCGGTGATCGACCAGGCCAAGGGCATCATCATGCACGCCAGCGGATGTTCGGCCGAGGCGGCCTTCGACGAGCTGCGCCGCCTGTCCCAGCACCACCAGGTCAAGGTCGCCGACCTCGCGCGGCTGCTGGTCAGCGAGCACCAGAGCAAGCACGGCGGCGCCGCACCGTCCTGA
- a CDS encoding LacI family DNA-binding transcriptional regulator, with the protein MSVTSFDVARLAGVSQATVSRALRDMRGTSEATRRRVREAARQLGYVPRQTARSLATSRTRRIGVVIGELGNPFYAALLDPLIARLHERGYLAVVVHDDDVSELDCEPLLDGSLDGAVLATVRAGSAAPEELGRRGVPFVLVNREQAGKWGDVSVADNRAGATLAAELLLGLGHRRIGMIGGPPDTSTARARTEAFRDALAAAGVALSPGLVVHGAFDLATGSDGFDRLMGAPRPPTAIFCANDVLAIGALHRARSSGVDVPSQVSVVGFDDIPLASLAQIGLTTVSADLRTMAVTAVDLLLERLADPALGQRRVLHAATLVRRATHAAAP; encoded by the coding sequence GTGTCCGTCACCAGTTTCGACGTCGCCAGGCTCGCGGGCGTGTCGCAGGCGACCGTCTCGCGTGCGCTCCGGGACATGCGCGGGACCTCGGAGGCCACCCGGCGCAGGGTGCGGGAGGCCGCCCGGCAGCTCGGATACGTGCCGCGGCAGACGGCCCGCTCACTGGCCACCAGCCGCACCCGCCGGATCGGGGTCGTGATCGGCGAGCTGGGCAACCCGTTCTACGCCGCCCTGCTCGACCCCCTGATCGCGCGGCTGCACGAACGGGGCTACCTGGCCGTGGTGGTCCACGACGACGACGTGAGCGAGCTGGACTGCGAGCCGCTGCTGGACGGGTCGCTGGACGGCGCCGTCCTCGCCACGGTCCGCGCCGGCTCGGCGGCGCCGGAGGAACTCGGCCGGCGTGGCGTGCCGTTCGTGCTGGTCAACCGCGAGCAGGCGGGGAAATGGGGGGACGTGAGCGTCGCGGACAACCGCGCGGGGGCCACGCTCGCCGCCGAGCTGCTGCTCGGCCTCGGGCACCGGCGCATCGGCATGATCGGCGGTCCGCCGGACACCAGCACGGCCCGGGCCCGCACCGAGGCGTTCCGGGACGCCCTCGCCGCCGCCGGCGTCGCCCTGTCGCCCGGCCTGGTCGTGCACGGCGCGTTCGACCTGGCCACCGGAAGCGACGGCTTCGACCGGCTCATGGGCGCCCCCCGGCCGCCCACGGCGATCTTCTGCGCCAACGACGTCCTCGCGATCGGCGCCCTCCACCGGGCCCGGTCGTCCGGGGTGGACGTCCCCTCCCAGGTGTCGGTCGTCGGCTTCGACGACATCCCCCTGGCCTCGCTCGCCCAGATCGGCCTCACGACCGTCTCCGCGGACCTGCGGACGATGGCGGTCACCGCCGTGGACCTCCTGCTGGAACGCCTGGCCGATCCGGCCCTGGGGCAGCGCCGGGTGCTGCACGCGGCGACCCTGGTCCGCCGGGCCACCCACGCCGCCGCGCCGTGA
- the hisD gene encoding histidinol dehydrogenase produces the protein MLSPATTRLKTPAAPQGDAAAADVTDIVRGIIEEVRRRGDEAVREYSERFDGWSPEDFLLGPDQVRAVVGGLPTTLIDDIVTVQRNVREFALRQRESITDFEVETSPGVHLGQRNIPVGRSGAYVPGGRYPLVASAHMTIVTAKVAGVGYVSACTPPIRGEIPAATVAAMHLAGADEIRLLGGVQAVAALALGTESIPKVDLIAGPGNAYVAEAKRRLYGTVGIDLFAGPTEILVVADEHADPFVVAVDLLSQAEHGPDSPAILITTSAGVAERTMRWIDDLLPTMPTRDLAGPAWRDHGQVIVVDGSVDAALALADTFAAEHVEILTENPRRALEVMTNYGALFLGAGTCVSYGDKVIGTNHTLPTRGAARHTGGLWVGKYLKTVTYQEVTDPAASAHLGELCARASRVEQFEGHARSADIRHLGQNVPWLPPASL, from the coding sequence ATGCTCTCACCAGCGACAACACGGCTCAAGACGCCCGCCGCGCCCCAGGGCGACGCCGCCGCCGCCGACGTCACGGACATCGTGCGGGGAATCATCGAGGAGGTCCGCCGGCGCGGGGACGAGGCGGTGCGCGAGTACTCCGAGAGGTTCGACGGCTGGAGCCCCGAGGACTTCCTGCTCGGCCCGGACCAGGTCCGCGCCGTCGTCGGCGGCCTGCCCACCACCTTGATCGACGACATCGTCACCGTGCAGCGCAACGTCAGGGAGTTCGCGCTGCGCCAGCGCGAGTCCATCACCGACTTCGAGGTGGAGACGAGCCCGGGCGTCCACCTCGGCCAGCGCAACATCCCCGTCGGACGGTCCGGCGCCTACGTCCCCGGCGGCCGGTACCCGCTGGTCGCCTCCGCCCACATGACCATCGTCACGGCCAAGGTCGCCGGGGTCGGATACGTGAGCGCGTGCACCCCGCCGATCCGCGGCGAGATCCCCGCGGCCACCGTCGCCGCGATGCACCTGGCGGGCGCGGACGAGATCCGCCTGCTAGGCGGCGTTCAGGCGGTCGCGGCCCTGGCGCTCGGCACCGAGAGCATCCCCAAGGTGGACCTGATCGCCGGGCCGGGCAACGCCTACGTCGCGGAGGCCAAGCGCCGGCTCTACGGCACGGTGGGCATCGACCTGTTCGCCGGGCCGACCGAGATCCTCGTCGTCGCCGACGAGCACGCCGACCCGTTCGTCGTCGCCGTCGACCTGCTCAGCCAGGCCGAGCACGGCCCCGACTCGCCGGCCATCCTCATCACGACCTCGGCCGGCGTCGCCGAGCGGACGATGCGGTGGATCGACGACCTGCTGCCCACCATGCCCACCCGGGACCTGGCCGGCCCGGCCTGGCGTGACCACGGGCAGGTCATCGTGGTGGACGGCTCCGTCGACGCGGCGCTCGCGCTGGCCGACACCTTCGCCGCCGAGCACGTGGAGATCCTCACCGAGAACCCCCGGCGCGCGCTCGAGGTGATGACGAACTATGGGGCGCTGTTCCTCGGCGCCGGCACGTGCGTCTCCTACGGCGACAAGGTGATCGGCACCAACCACACGCTCCCCACCCGGGGCGCCGCCCGCCACACCGGCGGCCTATGGGTCGGCAAGTACCTCAAGACGGTGACCTATCAGGAGGTGACCGACCCAGCGGCCAGCGCCCACCTCGGCGAACTCTGCGCCCGAGCCTCCCGCGTCGAGCAGTTCGAAGGCCACGCCCGCAGCGCCGACATCCGCCACCTCGGCCAGAACGTCCCCTGGCTCCCCCCGGCCTCCCTCTGA
- a CDS encoding SigB/SigF/SigG family RNA polymerase sigma factor — protein MAAEDRSTSPQIDVTAEDLLRELAEPAITEDRAARLREMIVEMHLPMAREIARRYRHRGEPMEDLLQAAYVGLMKAINGFDAELGHSFRGYAMVTMTGEVKRHFRDRTWAVRVPRLYQERRSELNRLVADFTQELGRFPTVAELAEKMGISEEDMLLTMDASAAYSTLSLDAPMGADDDAAALGDVIPDDDDELATLVDREAMKPLIDRLPERERNILLLRFYGNMTQAEIAAEFGISQMHVSRILRKVLDQLRAQLVGAS, from the coding sequence ATGGCTGCCGAAGACCGCAGCACTTCCCCCCAGATCGACGTCACCGCCGAAGACCTCCTCCGTGAGCTGGCCGAGCCCGCCATCACCGAGGATCGCGCGGCGCGGCTTCGCGAGATGATAGTCGAGATGCACCTTCCCATGGCGCGTGAGATCGCCCGCCGCTACCGCCACCGCGGCGAGCCCATGGAAGATCTGCTCCAGGCCGCGTACGTCGGCCTGATGAAGGCGATCAACGGCTTCGACGCCGAGCTCGGCCACAGCTTCAGGGGCTACGCCATGGTCACGATGACCGGCGAGGTCAAGCGGCACTTCCGCGACCGCACCTGGGCCGTGCGGGTGCCGCGCCTCTACCAGGAGCGGCGCTCCGAGCTCAACCGTCTCGTCGCCGACTTCACCCAGGAGCTCGGCAGGTTCCCCACCGTCGCCGAGCTGGCCGAGAAGATGGGCATCTCGGAGGAGGACATGCTCCTCACGATGGACGCCTCCGCCGCCTACAGCACCCTGTCGCTGGACGCCCCGATGGGCGCCGACGACGACGCCGCCGCGCTCGGGGACGTCATCCCGGACGACGACGACGAGCTGGCCACCCTGGTCGACCGCGAGGCGATGAAGCCGCTGATCGACCGGCTCCCGGAGCGTGAGCGCAACATCCTGCTGCTGCGCTTCTACGGCAACATGACGCAGGCGGAGATCGCCGCCGAGTTCGGCATCTCGCAGATGCACGTCTCGCGGATCCTCCGCAAGGTCCTCGACCAGCTCCGCGCACAACTTGTGGGCGCGAGCTGA
- a CDS encoding SpoIIE family protein phosphatase, with protein sequence MTEPTDLPALEQALSGLTARISSLRQARAAYPADPGPTLDAALVELDTARDLLRGAIGELGKSRRRPAGPGGRDGANRELKLLRTLYRAMPVPVIVLDASGNVRRVNAEASRLLGSPDGYLTGRAFPLLVDVSRRAAFRSHLTAVLHTGETAAFPTRLAHQGRAHNVQLVLTQLRMAGEPQEMIAAVALPVEARTPEPGRAVEQDATPDEPQLLAGARRQELLSQLTRLLLDEESLSQPVALIRSGRLLAAHTADWVIADVVREGVARRSLVLGPTNQPVSRLIRTLERLSPAAAPLISHVLERGTGVVHEMVEDDSLLGALPDGVPVLQAARAGSVLSVPIGAGEETAGVLTLLRLRERPSFGLADLALMEDAGAHIGLALRAQRTFQDRSQAADTLQTGVLPRTLPEIPGYDTAAAYHTGAGPRAIGGEFYDVFRVKDGWGFALGGVVGQGEEAASVTALVRGGLRTLSVWEDDPAEVVARLNDALVVQDTGMFVMVAAGFVTPGRRGGRVRLASAGNHPPAVLKADGEVGYTSGGGMPLGIETGAKFPVEEVALAIGDTLVLYSDGLAGSRGRSGQAELAYGEGRLTEVLARCAGQPATSVVKAVEDDHLAFSGGQVLDETTVLALRRAR encoded by the coding sequence TTGACCGAGCCTACCGACCTGCCCGCGCTGGAACAGGCGCTCAGCGGGCTGACCGCCCGCATCTCGTCGCTGCGCCAGGCCCGCGCGGCCTACCCCGCCGACCCCGGGCCGACGCTGGACGCCGCGCTCGTGGAGCTGGACACGGCCCGCGACCTGCTGCGGGGGGCGATCGGAGAGCTCGGCAAGTCGCGCCGCAGGCCGGCGGGGCCGGGCGGCAGGGACGGCGCGAACCGCGAGCTCAAGCTGCTGCGCACGCTCTACCGGGCGATGCCGGTGCCGGTGATCGTGCTGGACGCCTCCGGCAACGTGCGGCGGGTGAACGCCGAGGCGTCCCGCCTGCTCGGCAGCCCCGACGGCTACCTCACCGGCCGCGCGTTCCCGCTGCTCGTGGACGTCTCCCGGCGGGCGGCGTTCCGCTCGCACCTGACGGCCGTCCTGCACACCGGTGAGACGGCGGCGTTCCCGACGCGGCTGGCCCATCAGGGGCGCGCCCACAACGTGCAGCTCGTCCTGACCCAGCTCCGCATGGCCGGGGAGCCCCAGGAGATGATCGCGGCGGTCGCGCTGCCGGTCGAGGCGCGCACGCCCGAGCCGGGCCGCGCGGTCGAGCAGGACGCCACGCCGGACGAGCCGCAGCTCCTGGCCGGCGCCCGGCGCCAGGAGCTGCTGTCGCAGCTCACCCGCCTGCTGCTGGACGAGGAGAGCCTGAGCCAGCCGGTCGCGCTGATCCGCTCGGGCCGCCTGCTGGCCGCGCACACCGCCGACTGGGTCATCGCCGACGTCGTGCGCGAGGGGGTGGCGCGGCGGTCGCTGGTGCTCGGCCCGACCAACCAGCCGGTGTCGCGGCTGATCCGCACGCTGGAGCGCCTCTCCCCCGCCGCGGCGCCGCTGATCTCGCACGTGCTGGAGAGAGGCACGGGCGTGGTCCACGAGATGGTCGAGGACGATTCACTGCTCGGCGCCCTGCCCGACGGCGTGCCCGTCCTGCAGGCGGCGCGGGCGGGCTCGGTGCTGAGCGTGCCCATCGGCGCGGGCGAGGAGACGGCCGGGGTGCTCACGCTGCTGCGGCTGCGCGAGCGTCCCTCGTTCGGCCTGGCCGACCTCGCGCTCATGGAGGACGCCGGCGCGCACATCGGGCTGGCCCTGCGCGCCCAGCGCACCTTCCAGGACCGCTCGCAGGCCGCCGACACCCTGCAGACCGGCGTGCTGCCGCGCACGCTGCCGGAGATCCCCGGGTACGACACGGCGGCGGCCTACCACACCGGCGCGGGGCCGCGGGCGATCGGCGGCGAGTTCTACGACGTCTTCCGGGTGAAGGACGGCTGGGGGTTCGCGCTCGGCGGCGTGGTCGGCCAGGGCGAGGAGGCGGCGTCGGTGACCGCGCTGGTGCGCGGCGGCCTGCGCACGCTCAGCGTCTGGGAGGACGACCCCGCCGAGGTCGTCGCGCGGCTGAACGACGCCCTGGTCGTGCAGGACACCGGCATGTTCGTCATGGTGGCCGCGGGTTTCGTCACGCCGGGCCGGCGCGGCGGGCGCGTCCGCCTGGCCTCGGCGGGCAACCACCCGCCCGCGGTGCTGAAGGCGGACGGCGAGGTCGGCTACACCTCCGGGGGCGGCATGCCGCTCGGCATCGAGACCGGCGCGAAGTTCCCCGTCGAGGAGGTCGCGCTGGCGATCGGCGACACGCTGGTGCTGTACTCCGACGGTCTCGCGGGCTCGCGCGGCAGGTCGGGGCAGGCCGAGCTGGCCTACGGGGAGGGCCGCCTGACCGAGGTGCTGGCCCGGTGCGCGGGGCAGCCGGCGACGTCGGTGGTCAAGGCCGTCGAGGACGACCACCTGGCCTTCTCCGGTGGTCAGGTGCTGGACGAGACGACGGTCCTGGCCCTGCGGCGTGCCCGCTGA
- a CDS encoding STAS domain-containing protein, translating to MTVPDKAESALTLTSAVAEDVPVVRVSGILDATTRQQFTDSLAEITDDHGPDLVLDLAGVTFMDSRALGLIVHHWQRTMAAQGHFALVGVQYSNSKVMWVTGLAQRLPLYDTLEEALAAFRG from the coding sequence GTGACCGTTCCCGACAAGGCCGAGTCGGCCTTGACCCTTACCTCGGCGGTTGCCGAGGACGTACCGGTGGTCCGGGTGAGCGGCATCCTCGATGCCACCACACGCCAGCAGTTCACCGACAGCCTGGCCGAGATCACCGACGACCACGGCCCCGACCTGGTGCTCGACCTGGCGGGCGTCACGTTCATGGACTCCCGGGCCCTCGGCCTGATCGTCCATCACTGGCAGCGCACGATGGCGGCGCAGGGCCACTTCGCCCTGGTCGGGGTGCAGTACTCCAACTCCAAGGTGATGTGGGTCACGGGCCTGGCCCAGCGGCTCCCCCTGTACGACACGCTGGAGGAGGCGCTGGCCGCCTTCCGCGGGTGA
- a CDS encoding NAD(P)/FAD-dependent oxidoreductase: MRERTPRVLIVGGGHTGMFAALRLQRRLHPGEAAITLADLDSYMTYQPFLPEAAAGNIEPRHVVIFLRRVLPACAILSGRILDIELSSRSAGFQPYEGPPRRLRYDHLVFAPGSVSRTLPIPGLAEWGIGFKNLEEAIHLRNHVLAQLDLAASTTDVRVRRRALTFVFVGGGYAGVEALAELEDMAADACRYFPSIEREDMRWILVEATGEILPEVGPEMGLWTAQQLRGRGIEVRTHTLLRSAVDRHIVLSDGEEFDAGTLVWTAGVKPNPLAASGDLPLDERGRVKVDAYLLVEGTHFAFAAGDSAAVPDLLHPGQTTPPNAQHAVRQAALLADNLIATLRGKERRPYVHRSAGSVAGLGRYRGVANVYGHRIRGYPAWLLHRAYHLSKVPSFEKKSRIMADWIMGFFFRREIVSLGAMQDPRQEFEYAARTTPIRERMLARG, encoded by the coding sequence ATGAGGGAGCGAACCCCGCGCGTGCTCATCGTCGGTGGCGGCCACACCGGCATGTTCGCCGCCCTCCGCCTCCAGCGCAGGCTCCACCCCGGCGAGGCCGCCATCACCCTGGCCGACCTGGACTCCTACATGACCTACCAGCCGTTCCTCCCCGAGGCCGCGGCCGGCAACATCGAGCCCAGGCACGTCGTCATCTTCCTGCGCCGCGTCCTGCCCGCCTGCGCCATCCTCAGCGGCCGGATCCTGGACATCGAGCTCTCCTCGCGCTCGGCCGGGTTCCAGCCCTACGAGGGGCCGCCGCGCCGGCTGCGGTACGACCACCTGGTCTTCGCGCCCGGCTCGGTCTCCCGCACCTTGCCCATCCCCGGGCTCGCCGAGTGGGGGATCGGCTTCAAGAACCTCGAAGAGGCCATCCACCTGCGCAACCACGTGCTCGCCCAGCTCGACCTCGCCGCCTCGACCACCGACGTCCGAGTACGGCGCAGGGCCCTCACCTTCGTCTTCGTGGGCGGAGGCTACGCCGGCGTCGAAGCCCTGGCCGAGCTGGAGGACATGGCCGCCGACGCCTGCCGCTACTTCCCCTCCATCGAACGCGAGGACATGCGCTGGATCCTCGTCGAGGCCACCGGCGAGATCCTGCCCGAGGTCGGCCCCGAGATGGGACTGTGGACCGCCCAGCAGCTCCGCGGGCGCGGCATCGAGGTGCGCACCCACACCCTGCTGAGATCGGCCGTGGACCGCCACATCGTCCTCAGCGACGGGGAGGAGTTCGACGCGGGCACCCTGGTGTGGACGGCGGGCGTCAAACCGAACCCGCTCGCCGCGAGCGGCGACCTCCCCCTCGACGAGCGCGGCCGCGTCAAGGTCGACGCCTACCTGCTCGTCGAGGGCACCCACTTCGCCTTCGCCGCCGGCGACAGCGCCGCCGTCCCCGACCTCCTCCACCCCGGCCAGACCACCCCGCCCAACGCCCAGCACGCCGTCCGCCAGGCCGCCCTGCTCGCCGACAACCTCATCGCCACCCTGCGCGGCAAGGAGCGGCGTCCGTACGTCCACCGCAGCGCCGGGTCGGTGGCCGGCCTCGGCCGCTACCGGGGCGTGGCCAACGTGTACGGGCACCGGATCCGGGGCTACCCGGCCTGGCTCCTGCACCGCGCCTACCACCTGTCGAAGGTGCCGAGCTTCGAGAAGAAGTCCCGCATCATGGCCGACTGGATCATGGGTTTCTTCTTCCGCCGCGAGATCGTCTCCCTGGGCGCCATGCAGGACCCCCGCCAGGAGTTCGAATACGCCGCCCGCACCACCCCCATCCGCGAACGCATGCTCGCCCGCGGCTGA
- a CDS encoding ATP-binding protein codes for MNEDGIPPPPRFLADGGGTSLFPLGVPARELTFCVADLPEVRDFAALQARRAGMAEESIGDYLVAVNEVATNAVTHGSAKARLRVWCEGGDLLIDIHDDGHWIVEEQPGMIAPHDYSTSGMGLWVARRLTKALTLRTGATGTSLTMRFQIR; via the coding sequence GTGAACGAGGACGGTATCCCTCCTCCTCCCCGCTTCCTCGCGGACGGGGGCGGCACTTCGCTGTTCCCGTTGGGCGTGCCGGCCAGGGAGCTGACCTTCTGCGTCGCCGACCTGCCCGAGGTGCGGGACTTCGCCGCGCTCCAGGCCCGCAGGGCCGGAATGGCGGAGGAGAGCATCGGAGACTATCTCGTCGCCGTCAACGAGGTCGCCACCAACGCCGTGACACACGGTTCGGCCAAGGCGCGGCTGCGCGTGTGGTGCGAAGGCGGCGACCTCCTCATCGACATCCACGACGACGGCCACTGGATCGTCGAGGAGCAGCCCGGGATGATCGCCCCGCACGATTATTCGACGAGCGGCATGGGCCTGTGGGTGGCGCGCAGGCTGACCAAGGCGCTGACGCTCCGCACCGGCGCCACGGGGACGAGCCTCACCATGCGCTTCCAGATCCGATAG